The Aedes aegypti strain LVP_AGWG chromosome 3, AaegL5.0 Primary Assembly, whole genome shotgun sequence genome contains a region encoding:
- the LOC5572568 gene encoding bumetanide-sensitive sodium-(potassium)-chloride cotransporter isoform X1 — protein MEPNRFKVQTVIQIQNGHDQSGAPEPQAQFRWLDDEVKLQVPDLKNRNINNRVSPAPATAEDRRVSIMGVTRDPLPRLDHYRTSLRKNKRPSIGELHGDSDAKDKKQELEPEEPKPTGHLIRLGWIQGVLTPCLLNIWGVMLFLRLSWVVGEAGIVDTMLIMLLSYMVCVITTLSLSALCTNGQVKSGGIYYIISRSLGPEFGASVGVVFAFANSVNASMNTIGFCSSLNDLLASYGIKIIDGGVNDIRIVGTIALIVMVAICAVGMDWEVKAQNFLLVAILVAIGAFAVGAIMGPSSDVDRARGFLGFSTEVVSSNMGSLYRFSEGIQQNFFSVFAIFFPSVTGIQSGANICGDLKDPASAIPKGTLLACLVSAISYVIFALFAGGVAVRDASGNLTDLVGVNFTSCDTVLNVRTTLLDNENCLLIPNLYSQNCKYGLNNDYAIMQLIAASSMLIYIGCWAATLSTALTNLLSVPRLIQALGIDRIYPGLIFFSKGYGKHSEPYRGYVLVFLVSFAFIMIADLNTIAPLISNFFLASYALVNFCTFHAATVKPLGWRPTFRYFHPWLSMGGSLLCVAIMFLIDVVSTFITIVIIFILYLMVIYRKPDVNWGSSTQAAAYKSALNSALNLEQVDDHVKNYNPQLLVLSGNPLHRPNLLNFANLITKNQSLMIVGNVVEEKLNYKERKAYIQSGKKVLKDLKIKAFYSVLDGLPFDESVRAMIQSTGFGRLSPNILMVGYKQDWRTCGNAELHSYYNILHNAFDNRLALTILRLPNGLDCSHLVPPKPALDLADSALTIMSSMAYINTPQGLRIQKGLMPVNSNLDLHGMAPSSEQISVNVPNEAQDNKTTPEAAAPSQELNIFREKQPAGYIDVWWLYDDGGLTILLPYIISTRSKWSECQIRVFALATQQTNVEEERENMTILLEKLRINYVSLIMVTLSDKPQEATIQSHKALLGTLVEGQETDVFVSASEQAQLEEKTYRQLRLRELLQQYSKNASLIVLSMPIPRKGIVSAPLYMSWLEMLTKDMPPFLLVRGNQTSVLTFYS, from the exons ATGGAGCCGAATCGATTCAAAGTGCAGACGGTTATACAGATCCAAAATGGTCACGATCAGTCCGGTGCCCCTGAACCACAGGCCCAGTTCCGGTGGCTAGATGACGAAGTGAAGTTGCAAGTGCCAGACTTGAAAAACCGCAATATCAACAATCGGGTGTCTCCGGCCCCCGCAACGGCTGAAGACCGTCGAGTCAGCATCATGGGAGTAACTAG GGATCCGCTGCCACGATTGGATCACTATCGAACGTCGTTGCGAAAAAATAAGCGGCCCTCGATTGGCGAACTTCATGGAGATAGCGACGCCAAAGATAAGAAACAG GAACTAGAACCGGAAGAACCGAAACCCACCGGACATCTCATCAGGTTGGGCTGGATCCAAGGTGTCCTCACGCCATGTCTGCTCAACATTTGGGGTGTGATGCTCTTCCTGCGTCTCAGTTGGGTTGTGGGTGAAGCCGGAATCGTCGATACCATGCTCATCATGCTGCTTTCCTATATGGTATGTGTCATTACGACCCTCTCGCTATCGGCCCTCTGTACCAACGGCCAGGTGAAAAGCGGTGGTATTTACTATATAATCTCACGATCATTGGGACCGGAATTCGGGGCATCGGTGGGCGTGGTCTTTGCGTTTGCCAACTCCGTCAATGCTTCCATGAACACTATCGGTTTCTGCAGTTCGTTGAACGATCTGCTCG CTTCCTACggtatcaaaataattgatggCGGAGTTAACGATATTCGTATCGTTGGAACAATCGCACTCATAGTTATGGTGGCCATCTGTGCAGTAGGCATGGATTGGGAAGTTAAAGCACAGAATTTCCTGCTCGTGGCTATCTTGGTAGCTATTGGAGCTTTCGCAGTCGGAGCGATCATGGGACCCAGCAGTGATGTTGATAGAGCCAGAGGTTTTCTAGGGTTTTCAACGgaagtcgtgtcgtcaaacatgGGTTCATTGTATCGGTTCAGCGAAGGTATCCAGCAAAACTTTTTCAGCGTGTTTGCCATCTTCTTCCCCAGCGTTACTGGTATCCAAAGTGGTGCTAACATTTGCGGAGATCTGAAGGATCCTGCCAGCGCTATTCCGAAGGGTACTCTGTTGGCTTGCCTGGTTTCGGCTATATCTTACGTTATATTTGCCCTTTTTGCTGGTGGTGTGGCTGTACGAGATGCCTCCGGAAATCTTACGGATCTGGTTGGAGTCAACTTCACTTCTTGCGATACTGTACTCAACGTAAGGACAACACTTTTAGACAATGAAAACTGTTTACTGATTCCAAATTTATATTCACAGAACTGCAAATACGGATTAAACAACGACTACGCCATCATGCAGCTGATTGCTGCCTCTAGTATGCTGATCTACATCGGATGTTGGGCAGCTACACTCAGCACTGCGTTGACCAATCTTCTATCCGTTCCGCGTCTAATCCAAGCCCTCGGAATCGATCGAATTTACCCAGGATTGATCTTCTTCTCGAAAGGCTACGGAAAGCATTCGGAACCATATCGTGGCTACGTTCTGGTTTTCCTTGTTTCCTTTGCTTTCATTATGATTGCTGATCTTAACACAATTGCCCCGCTGATCTCGAACTTCTTCTTGGCTTCGTACGCCTTGGTGAACTTCTGCACATTCCACGCTGCTACTGTCAAACCTTTGGGATGGCGCCCAACCTTCCGGTACTTCCATCCTTGGCTTAGCATGGGAGGATCGCTACTATGCGTGGCCATCATGTTCCTGATCGATGTAGTTTCAACATTTATCACAATTGTGATCATCTTCATTTTGTACCTGATGGTAATCTACCGGAAGCCAGATGTGAACTGGGGTTCATCGACTCAAGCTGCGGCATACAAATCTGCCCTGAACTCTGCCCTAAATCTGGAACAGGTGGATGATCATGTCAAAAACTACAACCCACAGTTGTTGGTTCTGAGCGGTAACCCATTGCATCGACCTAACCTGTTGAATTTCGCCAATTTGATAACCAAGAATCAGTCGTTGATGATCGTTGGCAACGTAGTGGAGGAGAAGCTGAACTACAAAGAGAGAAAGGCGTACATTCAAAGCGGGAAAAAAGTGCTAAAAGACTTGAAGATCAAGGCATTCTACAGCGTACTGGATGGGCTTCCGTTCGACGAGAGCGTCCGAGCGATGATTCAATCGACCGGTTTTGGACGACTTTCGCCAAATATTTTGATGGTCGGATACAAACAGGACTGGCGCACATGCGGCAATGCAGAACTTCACAGCTACTATAACATCTTGCA TAACGCCTTCGACAATCGACTAGCGCTTACCATTCTACGATTGCCGAATGGACTCGACTGCTCGCATCTGGTTCCACCGAAACCCGCACTGGATCTTGCCGATTCGGCACTGACCATCATGTCATCGATGGCATACATCAACACCCCACAGGGACTGCGAATCCAGAAAGGCCTCATGCCGGTCAACTCGAATTTGGATCTTCATGGAATGGCACCCAGCAGCGAGCAGATCAGTGTGAACGTTCCAAACGAAG CACAAGACAACAAAACAACTCCTGAAGCAGCTGCTCCAAGCCAGGAACTTAACATATTCCGCGAGAAGCAACCAGCCGGATATATCGACGTATGGTGGCTGTACGACGATGGCGGCCTCACCATTTTGCTCCCGTACATCATTTCCACTCGTTCGAAGTGGTCCGAATGCCAGATACGAGTATTTGCCCTTGCCACTCAGCAGACCAATGTTGAGGAGGAACGCGAAAA CATGACAATTCTACTCGAAAAGCTACGCATCAACTACGTATCGCTGATCATGGTCACCCTATCGGACAAACCGCAAGAAGCAACAATCCAATCGCACAAGGCGCTACTCGGTACCCTCGTCGAGGGTCAGGAAACGGATGTATTCGTGAGTGCATCGGAACAGGCTCAACTGGAAGAGAAGACGTACCGTCAACTTCGGTTGAGAGAACTGCTCCAGCAGTATTCCAAGAACGCTTCGCTGATCGTCCTTTCCATGCCGATTCCGCGAAAA GGAATCGTATCCGCTCCGCTCTACATGTCTTGGCTAGAGATGCTGACGAAGGATATGCCACCGTTCCTGTTGGTGCGGGGTAACCAAACCTCGGTACTTACGTTCTATTCTTAG
- the LOC5572568 gene encoding bumetanide-sensitive sodium-(potassium)-chloride cotransporter isoform X2 gives MEPNRFKVQTVIQIQNGHDQSGAPEPQAQFRWLDDEVKLQVPDLKNRNINNRVSPAPATAEDRRVSIMGVTRDPLPRLDHYRTSLRKNKRPSIGELHGDSDAKDKKQELEPEEPKPTGHLIRLGWIQGVLTPCLLNIWGVMLFLRLSWVVGEAGIVDTMLIMLLSYMVCVITTLSLSALCTNGQVKSGGIYYIISRSLGPEFGASVGVVFAFANSVNASMNTIGFCSSLNDLLASYGIKIIDGGVNDIRIVGTIALIVMVAICAVGMDWEVKAQNFLLVAILVAIGAFAVGAIMGPSSDVDRARGFLGFSTEVVSSNMGSLYRFSEGIQQNFFSVFAIFFPSVTGIQSGANICGDLKDPASAIPKGTLLACLVSAISYVIFALFAGGVAVRDASGNLTDLVGVNFTSCDTVLNNCKYGLNNDYAIMQLIAASSMLIYIGCWAATLSTALTNLLSVPRLIQALGIDRIYPGLIFFSKGYGKHSEPYRGYVLVFLVSFAFIMIADLNTIAPLISNFFLASYALVNFCTFHAATVKPLGWRPTFRYFHPWLSMGGSLLCVAIMFLIDVVSTFITIVIIFILYLMVIYRKPDVNWGSSTQAAAYKSALNSALNLEQVDDHVKNYNPQLLVLSGNPLHRPNLLNFANLITKNQSLMIVGNVVEEKLNYKERKAYIQSGKKVLKDLKIKAFYSVLDGLPFDESVRAMIQSTGFGRLSPNILMVGYKQDWRTCGNAELHSYYNILHNAFDNRLALTILRLPNGLDCSHLVPPKPALDLADSALTIMSSMAYINTPQGLRIQKGLMPVNSNLDLHGMAPSSEQISVNVPNEAQDNKTTPEAAAPSQELNIFREKQPAGYIDVWWLYDDGGLTILLPYIISTRSKWSECQIRVFALATQQTNVEEERENMTILLEKLRINYVSLIMVTLSDKPQEATIQSHKALLGTLVEGQETDVFVSASEQAQLEEKTYRQLRLRELLQQYSKNASLIVLSMPIPRKGIVSAPLYMSWLEMLTKDMPPFLLVRGNQTSVLTFYS, from the exons ATGGAGCCGAATCGATTCAAAGTGCAGACGGTTATACAGATCCAAAATGGTCACGATCAGTCCGGTGCCCCTGAACCACAGGCCCAGTTCCGGTGGCTAGATGACGAAGTGAAGTTGCAAGTGCCAGACTTGAAAAACCGCAATATCAACAATCGGGTGTCTCCGGCCCCCGCAACGGCTGAAGACCGTCGAGTCAGCATCATGGGAGTAACTAG GGATCCGCTGCCACGATTGGATCACTATCGAACGTCGTTGCGAAAAAATAAGCGGCCCTCGATTGGCGAACTTCATGGAGATAGCGACGCCAAAGATAAGAAACAG GAACTAGAACCGGAAGAACCGAAACCCACCGGACATCTCATCAGGTTGGGCTGGATCCAAGGTGTCCTCACGCCATGTCTGCTCAACATTTGGGGTGTGATGCTCTTCCTGCGTCTCAGTTGGGTTGTGGGTGAAGCCGGAATCGTCGATACCATGCTCATCATGCTGCTTTCCTATATGGTATGTGTCATTACGACCCTCTCGCTATCGGCCCTCTGTACCAACGGCCAGGTGAAAAGCGGTGGTATTTACTATATAATCTCACGATCATTGGGACCGGAATTCGGGGCATCGGTGGGCGTGGTCTTTGCGTTTGCCAACTCCGTCAATGCTTCCATGAACACTATCGGTTTCTGCAGTTCGTTGAACGATCTGCTCG CTTCCTACggtatcaaaataattgatggCGGAGTTAACGATATTCGTATCGTTGGAACAATCGCACTCATAGTTATGGTGGCCATCTGTGCAGTAGGCATGGATTGGGAAGTTAAAGCACAGAATTTCCTGCTCGTGGCTATCTTGGTAGCTATTGGAGCTTTCGCAGTCGGAGCGATCATGGGACCCAGCAGTGATGTTGATAGAGCCAGAGGTTTTCTAGGGTTTTCAACGgaagtcgtgtcgtcaaacatgGGTTCATTGTATCGGTTCAGCGAAGGTATCCAGCAAAACTTTTTCAGCGTGTTTGCCATCTTCTTCCCCAGCGTTACTGGTATCCAAAGTGGTGCTAACATTTGCGGAGATCTGAAGGATCCTGCCAGCGCTATTCCGAAGGGTACTCTGTTGGCTTGCCTGGTTTCGGCTATATCTTACGTTATATTTGCCCTTTTTGCTGGTGGTGTGGCTGTACGAGATGCCTCCGGAAATCTTACGGATCTGGTTGGAGTCAACTTCACTTCTTGCGATACTGTACTCAAC AACTGCAAATACGGATTAAACAACGACTACGCCATCATGCAGCTGATTGCTGCCTCTAGTATGCTGATCTACATCGGATGTTGGGCAGCTACACTCAGCACTGCGTTGACCAATCTTCTATCCGTTCCGCGTCTAATCCAAGCCCTCGGAATCGATCGAATTTACCCAGGATTGATCTTCTTCTCGAAAGGCTACGGAAAGCATTCGGAACCATATCGTGGCTACGTTCTGGTTTTCCTTGTTTCCTTTGCTTTCATTATGATTGCTGATCTTAACACAATTGCCCCGCTGATCTCGAACTTCTTCTTGGCTTCGTACGCCTTGGTGAACTTCTGCACATTCCACGCTGCTACTGTCAAACCTTTGGGATGGCGCCCAACCTTCCGGTACTTCCATCCTTGGCTTAGCATGGGAGGATCGCTACTATGCGTGGCCATCATGTTCCTGATCGATGTAGTTTCAACATTTATCACAATTGTGATCATCTTCATTTTGTACCTGATGGTAATCTACCGGAAGCCAGATGTGAACTGGGGTTCATCGACTCAAGCTGCGGCATACAAATCTGCCCTGAACTCTGCCCTAAATCTGGAACAGGTGGATGATCATGTCAAAAACTACAACCCACAGTTGTTGGTTCTGAGCGGTAACCCATTGCATCGACCTAACCTGTTGAATTTCGCCAATTTGATAACCAAGAATCAGTCGTTGATGATCGTTGGCAACGTAGTGGAGGAGAAGCTGAACTACAAAGAGAGAAAGGCGTACATTCAAAGCGGGAAAAAAGTGCTAAAAGACTTGAAGATCAAGGCATTCTACAGCGTACTGGATGGGCTTCCGTTCGACGAGAGCGTCCGAGCGATGATTCAATCGACCGGTTTTGGACGACTTTCGCCAAATATTTTGATGGTCGGATACAAACAGGACTGGCGCACATGCGGCAATGCAGAACTTCACAGCTACTATAACATCTTGCA TAACGCCTTCGACAATCGACTAGCGCTTACCATTCTACGATTGCCGAATGGACTCGACTGCTCGCATCTGGTTCCACCGAAACCCGCACTGGATCTTGCCGATTCGGCACTGACCATCATGTCATCGATGGCATACATCAACACCCCACAGGGACTGCGAATCCAGAAAGGCCTCATGCCGGTCAACTCGAATTTGGATCTTCATGGAATGGCACCCAGCAGCGAGCAGATCAGTGTGAACGTTCCAAACGAAG CACAAGACAACAAAACAACTCCTGAAGCAGCTGCTCCAAGCCAGGAACTTAACATATTCCGCGAGAAGCAACCAGCCGGATATATCGACGTATGGTGGCTGTACGACGATGGCGGCCTCACCATTTTGCTCCCGTACATCATTTCCACTCGTTCGAAGTGGTCCGAATGCCAGATACGAGTATTTGCCCTTGCCACTCAGCAGACCAATGTTGAGGAGGAACGCGAAAA CATGACAATTCTACTCGAAAAGCTACGCATCAACTACGTATCGCTGATCATGGTCACCCTATCGGACAAACCGCAAGAAGCAACAATCCAATCGCACAAGGCGCTACTCGGTACCCTCGTCGAGGGTCAGGAAACGGATGTATTCGTGAGTGCATCGGAACAGGCTCAACTGGAAGAGAAGACGTACCGTCAACTTCGGTTGAGAGAACTGCTCCAGCAGTATTCCAAGAACGCTTCGCTGATCGTCCTTTCCATGCCGATTCCGCGAAAA GGAATCGTATCCGCTCCGCTCTACATGTCTTGGCTAGAGATGCTGACGAAGGATATGCCACCGTTCCTGTTGGTGCGGGGTAACCAAACCTCGGTACTTACGTTCTATTCTTAG